One window of the Candidatus Microbacterium colombiense genome contains the following:
- the lexA gene encoding transcriptional repressor LexA → MSENSAPESEAPRTRRRKSLSPKQMAILEVIQASIAQQGYPPSMREIGDAVGLKSLSSVTHQLGQLELSGYLRRDPGKTRAMEVLIDLPGTSTENPADVVTPVGDAALVPLVGRIAAGVPITAEQQVEEIFPLPRQLVGKGDLFMLKVSGESMIDAAICDGDWVVIRSQNSAENGEIVAAMLDDEATVKTFRRRDGHTWLLPRNSAFEPILGDEATVLGKVVAVLRAV, encoded by the coding sequence ATGAGCGAGAACTCAGCCCCCGAGTCCGAGGCACCGCGTACCCGCCGCAGGAAGAGCCTCAGCCCGAAGCAGATGGCGATCCTCGAGGTCATCCAGGCGTCGATCGCCCAGCAGGGCTATCCGCCGAGCATGCGCGAGATCGGCGACGCCGTCGGTCTCAAATCCCTCTCGAGCGTCACTCATCAGCTCGGCCAGCTGGAGCTGAGCGGCTACCTCCGCCGCGATCCCGGCAAGACCCGCGCGATGGAGGTGCTGATCGACCTCCCGGGCACGAGCACCGAGAACCCCGCCGATGTCGTGACGCCCGTGGGCGACGCGGCGCTCGTTCCGCTCGTCGGCCGTATCGCCGCCGGCGTTCCGATCACGGCCGAGCAGCAGGTCGAGGAGATCTTCCCGCTCCCGCGTCAGCTGGTGGGCAAGGGCGATCTGTTCATGCTCAAGGTGTCCGGCGAGTCGATGATCGATGCGGCCATCTGCGACGGCGACTGGGTCGTCATCCGCTCCCAGAACAGTGCGGAGAACGGCGAGATCGTCGCGGCGATGCTCGATGACGAGGCGACCGTCAAGACCTTCCGGCGTCGCGACGGCCACACGTGGCTACTTCCCCGTAATTCCGCGTTCGAGCCGATCCTCGGTGATGAGGCGACCGTGCTGGGCAAGGTGGTCGCGGTGCTCCGCGCCGTCTGA
- a CDS encoding bile acid:sodium symporter, with product MAETTPAPWLERHQIALYLGALGVAAVVGWALPGSSHLEPAIEPVLGLLLFVTFLGVPFHALGDAFRDVRFLIAVGILNFLVVPAVVFGLTRFIAADDALLIGVLLVLLTPCIDYVIVFAGLAGGASAKLLAAAPLLMLAQIVLLPVYLALFVDGGTLSLIDPLPFVRAFLVLIVLPLAAAVLVQLLVRVAPSAAVVQRGMGATMVPLMMATLAIVVASQMRGVAERLGTLIVLVPIYLAFAVILVVLGLLAGRFAGLAAAEARALTFSGVTRNSLVVLPLALALPAPLELAPLVVVTQTLVELFVMVALVRVLPRLIPVR from the coding sequence ATGGCTGAGACCACTCCCGCCCCCTGGCTCGAACGACACCAGATCGCGCTGTATCTGGGAGCGCTCGGGGTCGCCGCCGTCGTCGGATGGGCCCTTCCCGGCAGCTCGCACCTGGAGCCGGCGATCGAGCCGGTGCTGGGCCTGCTGCTGTTCGTGACCTTCCTGGGGGTACCGTTCCACGCCCTCGGCGACGCATTTCGCGACGTCCGCTTCCTGATCGCGGTCGGCATCCTCAACTTCCTCGTCGTCCCCGCCGTGGTCTTCGGACTGACCCGTTTCATCGCCGCCGATGACGCCCTGCTGATCGGCGTGCTGCTGGTGCTGCTCACCCCCTGCATCGACTACGTCATCGTGTTCGCCGGGCTGGCCGGGGGCGCGTCGGCCAAGCTTCTCGCCGCGGCCCCGCTGCTCATGCTCGCGCAGATCGTGCTCCTGCCCGTGTATCTCGCCCTCTTCGTCGACGGTGGCACGTTGTCCCTGATCGATCCGCTGCCGTTCGTGCGGGCGTTCCTCGTGCTGATCGTGCTGCCGCTGGCCGCGGCGGTGCTCGTGCAGCTGCTCGTGCGAGTGGCCCCCTCTGCCGCAGTGGTGCAGCGTGGGATGGGCGCGACCATGGTCCCGCTGATGATGGCGACGCTGGCGATCGTCGTCGCCTCTCAGATGCGCGGCGTCGCCGAACGACTGGGAACGCTGATCGTGCTCGTGCCGATCTATCTGGCCTTTGCCGTGATCCTGGTCGTCCTCGGTCTTCTTGCAGGGCGGTTCGCCGGTCTCGCTGCAGCGGAGGCCCGCGCCCTCACCTTCAGCGGGGTCACCAGGAACTCGCTGGTCGTGCTCCCTCTCGCGCTCGCTCTTCCCGCCCCGCTGGAGCTGGCACCCCTGGTCGTCGTCACCCAGACGCTCGTCGAGCTGTTCGTGATGGTCGCCCTCGTGCGGGTGCTCCCCCGCCTCATCCCCGTGCGCTGA
- a CDS encoding prolyl oligopeptidase family serine peptidase encodes MTSRHGSWPSPFSTAGVAAASPRIDGARFVGDEIWWGESVPAEAGRVTVRSSTGAEILPAPWSARSRVHEYGGGAWTVDAGGVLYFVDATDQRVQRLEPHGTPSPLTPAGAAHGGLRWQNGRLLAVREDLTPAPHRRAVIGIPTDGSAADDPGAIQVFAESSAFFAHPTLSPDGTRIAWVEWSDTDMPWDRAVLRIMDVQSGASTTVRTRAALQPEWIGDDEILFSDDPSGRWTLHRLRLHGVTPSADAETIGPDDADIGYGLWVLGNRWFQPLDDGRIVAARTNGRDEIVLIDPVAGVRRLDVPCDGHVSVDDSHGSRVLLSGNGATVSAGLWCVDVDSGEVTALRGGEAVDAQWMPPARQIQVDGEHGPVHAFVYPPANPTVTAAVDERPPYIVLVHGGPTAHVTGAASAAIAFYTSRGIGVLDVNYGGSTGYGRAYRERLHGQWGVVDVDDVIAAARGLARVGLADPARIAIRGGSAGGWTVLSALVHGDTFAAGISRYGVADLRMLVEDTHDFEAHYVESLVGPLPAAEALYIARSPLSAVDRIDVPVLLLQGEDDRVVPPSQSEAIRDALAARGIDHEYVLYPGEGHGFRRAETITDALERELRFLGRVFGFDPQL; translated from the coding sequence ATGACGTCGCGCCACGGCTCCTGGCCCTCTCCCTTCTCGACTGCCGGAGTCGCCGCCGCCTCTCCGCGGATCGACGGCGCACGGTTCGTCGGCGACGAGATCTGGTGGGGCGAATCGGTGCCGGCCGAAGCGGGGCGTGTCACGGTCCGCTCGTCGACGGGCGCCGAGATCCTTCCGGCGCCCTGGAGTGCGCGCTCGAGGGTGCACGAATACGGTGGCGGCGCGTGGACCGTCGACGCCGGCGGCGTGCTGTACTTCGTCGACGCCACGGACCAACGCGTGCAGCGGCTCGAGCCTCACGGCACGCCGTCGCCGCTGACGCCGGCCGGTGCCGCGCACGGGGGGCTTCGCTGGCAGAACGGCAGGCTGCTCGCGGTGCGGGAGGATCTCACCCCGGCGCCGCACCGGCGAGCGGTCATCGGCATCCCCACCGACGGCTCGGCCGCTGACGATCCGGGGGCCATCCAGGTCTTCGCGGAAAGCTCCGCGTTCTTCGCCCACCCCACCCTCTCCCCCGACGGTACGAGGATCGCGTGGGTCGAGTGGAGCGACACCGACATGCCGTGGGATCGTGCGGTGCTGCGCATCATGGACGTGCAGAGCGGAGCGTCCACGACGGTTCGCACCCGCGCGGCGCTGCAACCCGAGTGGATCGGCGACGACGAGATCCTGTTCTCCGACGATCCCTCCGGGCGCTGGACACTGCATCGCCTCCGGCTGCACGGCGTGACACCGTCGGCCGACGCCGAGACGATCGGGCCGGACGACGCCGACATCGGCTACGGGCTCTGGGTACTCGGCAATCGCTGGTTCCAGCCGCTCGATGACGGCCGAATCGTGGCCGCCCGGACCAACGGGCGCGACGAGATCGTTCTGATCGATCCCGTCGCCGGCGTACGGCGACTCGACGTGCCCTGCGACGGACACGTGAGCGTGGACGACAGCCACGGCAGCCGGGTTCTCCTCTCGGGAAACGGCGCGACCGTCAGCGCGGGCCTGTGGTGCGTGGATGTCGATTCCGGTGAGGTCACGGCGCTCCGGGGCGGCGAGGCCGTGGATGCCCAGTGGATGCCGCCCGCGCGACAGATCCAGGTCGACGGCGAACACGGCCCCGTGCATGCCTTCGTGTACCCGCCCGCGAACCCGACCGTCACTGCGGCCGTCGATGAGCGCCCTCCGTACATCGTGCTCGTGCACGGAGGCCCCACCGCGCACGTGACGGGAGCGGCATCGGCTGCGATCGCGTTCTACACGAGCCGCGGCATCGGCGTGCTCGATGTGAACTACGGCGGCTCCACGGGCTACGGACGCGCGTACCGCGAGCGGCTCCACGGCCAGTGGGGCGTGGTCGATGTCGACGACGTGATCGCCGCAGCCCGCGGCCTGGCCCGTGTCGGTCTGGCCGACCCCGCGCGGATCGCCATCCGCGGCGGATCAGCCGGTGGGTGGACCGTGCTGTCCGCGCTGGTGCACGGCGACACGTTCGCAGCGGGCATCAGCCGCTACGGTGTCGCCGACCTGCGGATGCTGGTCGAAGACACGCACGACTTCGAGGCGCACTACGTCGAGAGTCTGGTCGGGCCGCTTCCTGCTGCGGAGGCGCTGTACATCGCGCGTTCACCCCTGTCAGCGGTCGACCGCATCGATGTGCCCGTGCTGCTGCTCCAGGGCGAAGACGACAGAGTCGTGCCACCCTCGCAGTCCGAGGCCATCCGCGATGCGCTGGCCGCGCGCGGCATCGATCATGAGTACGTCCTGTATCCGGGCGAGGGGCACGGGTTCCGTCGTGCGGAGACGATCACCGATGCGCTCGAACGAGAACTCCGCTTCCTCGGACGCGTGTTCGGCTTCGACCCGCAGCTCTGA
- the smpB gene encoding SsrA-binding protein SmpB — MPRERGEKVIATNRRARHDYNIEKSYEAGMVLTGTEVKSLRQGRANLSDGYAFVKGNEVFLDSVHIPEYSQGHWTNHSAKRIRKLLLHREEIAKIAHAVSAGGYTLIPLKLYFSDGRAKVEIALAKGKREYDKRQTLRERQDTREADRAMRLRNRVGE, encoded by the coding sequence ATGCCCAGGGAACGCGGGGAGAAGGTCATCGCGACCAATCGTCGCGCACGTCACGACTACAACATCGAGAAGTCGTACGAGGCGGGGATGGTGCTCACCGGCACTGAGGTCAAGTCGCTGCGTCAGGGGCGTGCCAACCTCAGTGACGGGTACGCGTTCGTCAAGGGCAATGAGGTATTCCTCGACTCGGTGCACATCCCGGAGTATTCGCAGGGGCACTGGACGAACCACTCGGCCAAGCGCATCCGCAAGCTGCTGCTGCACCGGGAAGAGATCGCGAAGATCGCCCATGCGGTGTCGGCGGGCGGGTACACGCTCATCCCGCTGAAGCTGTACTTCTCCGACGGTCGTGCCAAGGTCGAGATCGCTCTGGCGAAGGGCAAGCGCGAGTACGACAAGCGTCAGACTCTGCGCGAGCGCCAGGACACCCGCGAGGCCGATCGGGCCATGCGACTGCGCAATCGCGTGGGCGAATAG
- the ftsX gene encoding permease-like cell division protein FtsX, with translation MRIGLILGEALGGLRRNISMVISVVLVTFVSLTFVGAAILMQGQIGVMRGYWAERAQVAVYMCSDVSESDTCVDGAASEEQVDAVRAQLEGDALAPLISSMTFDSKEDTYAKLVEQLGADQASVLTPDQAFEVFFVTMKDPGQSQVLAEAFSGQAGVEQVKDQLQYLEPLFSALTVATYIAVGIAVLMLIAATLLIATTIRLSAYARRKEIGIMRLVGASNRFIQTPFVLEGVFAAFLGSALASAAVVAGVHFGVNGYLRGRVPFITTWVTMQDATLVVPVLIGIGVLLAALSAGFAIRRWLRT, from the coding sequence ATGAGAATCGGTCTGATCCTCGGCGAGGCCCTCGGCGGCCTGCGTCGCAACATCTCCATGGTGATCTCCGTCGTGCTCGTCACGTTCGTCTCGCTCACCTTCGTCGGCGCTGCGATCCTGATGCAGGGGCAGATCGGTGTGATGCGCGGGTATTGGGCTGAACGCGCCCAGGTGGCCGTGTACATGTGCTCCGACGTCTCGGAGTCGGACACCTGCGTCGACGGCGCCGCGAGCGAGGAGCAGGTCGACGCGGTGCGCGCGCAGCTCGAGGGCGATGCCCTGGCGCCGCTCATCAGCTCGATGACCTTCGACTCGAAGGAAGACACCTACGCGAAGCTCGTCGAGCAGTTGGGCGCCGATCAGGCCAGTGTGCTGACGCCGGATCAGGCGTTCGAGGTGTTCTTCGTCACGATGAAGGATCCCGGTCAATCCCAGGTGCTCGCCGAGGCGTTCAGCGGTCAGGCCGGCGTGGAGCAGGTCAAGGATCAGCTTCAGTACCTCGAACCGTTGTTCTCGGCGCTCACCGTCGCGACCTACATCGCCGTCGGCATCGCGGTGCTCATGCTGATCGCGGCCACCCTCCTGATCGCGACCACGATCCGATTGTCGGCCTATGCGCGGCGCAAGGAGATCGGCATCATGCGGCTGGTCGGAGCGTCGAACAGGTTCATCCAGACCCCGTTCGTGCTGGAGGGCGTCTTCGCGGCGTTCCTGGGGTCTGCCCTCGCGAGCGCCGCTGTGGTCGCCGGGGTGCACTTCGGCGTCAACGGCTATCTGCGTGGACGCGTGCCGTTCATCACCACGTGGGTGACGATGCAGGATGCGACGCTGGTGGTTCCGGTGCTCATCGGCATCGGCGTGCTGCTCGCCGCGCTCTCTGCCGGCTTCGCGATCCGTCGCTGGCTTCGCACCTGA